Below is a genomic region from Ruania alba.
TGGGCCCGAACACCTGGATGTCTCCGGTCCACCCGGCGCGTTCGTCGCGCTGCGGGCAGTCGGTGGGCACGTCCACGAAGTTCGACCGCATCCCCCACACGATGTTCTCGTGCAGCTGGGTCACGAGCTCGTCCGAGCACTCGAACCAGCCAGTGCGCTCGGCGTCGGTGTGCAGCACCCGGGCCACCAGGGCGCCGTCGGCCACATCGGCGTCGAGGTCACCGGGCCAGCCGTCCACCTCGACGTACCGGAACCCGTGGAAGGTGAACCGCGGCTCCCACTCCTCCACCCCGCCCCCGGCGAGGGTGTAGTGATCGGTCGAGCGCGCCGAGCGCAGCGGCCGCGTGTACAGCTCCCCCTCCTGCAGCACCTCCGCGGTGCGCAGCCGCACCGTCGCTCCCTCGGGCCCACTCACCCGGATCCGCACCCGCCCGGCGAGGTTCTGCCCGAAGTCGAGGATCCGGTTCCCTGCTGGAGAGGTGAGCACCGCCACCGGCGTCACCTCCTGCGTGCAGCGCACCGGCGGCGCGGTCGGGGCCACCAGCGTGGCGGGGTCGCGGTAGCGCACGGCCACCTGCTCCCACGCGCCGTCGTCGAAGCCCGGGGCCGACCAGCCCGGCTGCTCCAGCCGGGCGTCGTGATCCTCGCCGTCGTAGATCCCCGAGCGCAGGATGGGACTCGGCGCCGTCCGCCAGCTTCGATCGGTGGCGATCGTCTCCACGCGCCCATCGGTGTAGGTCACCTCGAGCTGGCCGATGAAGGACAGGTCCTCCCCGAACACGTTCCGGAAGCCGTCGTACCAGCCGATCCGCCCGCGGTACCAGCCGTCCGCGAGCCAGGCCCCGACGGCGTTGGCCCCCGGGTGCAGCAGCTCGGTGACGTCGTAGGTGTAGTACCGCAACCGGGTGTTGTAGGAGGTCCAGCCCGGCGAGAGGGTGTCGGTACCGATGCGGGTGCCGTTGATCTCGGCCTCGTAGAGGCCGTGGGCGCTGGCGTAGAGGCGAGCGCTCACCACACCCTCGCCGAGCGTGAACTCCCGGCGCACCAGGGAGGGGCGGCGGCTGTCGGAGTCCCGATGCTCCAGCCACCGGCCCCCGACCGGGCGGGCCTGCCAGTCCTCGGGGGTCAGCAGACCGGCCTCCAGGACGGTCGACTCCGACGGCTCGGACCATTGACCGTCCTCCCCGCGCACCTGCACCCGCACCCCCGCCGTCTCCCTGGACGCCAGCGACTGAAGCGGCCACGGCACGAGGATCTGCTCGGCCGAATCGACCTCCACCGCGTGCTCGTCTCCTCCACGTACGACCAGCAGCCGATAGCCGGTCTGCTGCCACCCAGGCGGTGCGGAGCGGACCCGCCAGGAGAGCCGCGGGCTCGCCTCGCCGATGCCCAGCGGCTCGCGATGATGCTCGATCGTGGGGGCATCGACGATGACGCTCATGGGAACCACCTTTGCTTCGAAACGTTTCACTCTCATCGTAGTAGACGCTAGATTGGTGCATGGACGCAACTGAGCACGTTTCACACGCCCTGGCAGGCAGCGCCCGGGGCGAACGAGCCCGTCGACGGACGTCGGCGACAAGGAGGTCGGGTATGCCGCAGCAGACAGCGCACGTGAACCAGCCGTACGAGATCGAACTGGTCGGACCGGAGCACGCGATCCGCGCCGATCAGGTCCCGTTCCAGGCCGCGTTCACGCACGAGAGCGGCCGGTCCATGACCGTGCTGGGCTTCTGGGACGGCGAGCGCCGCTACCTCGCCCGCATCGCTCCCCCGCTCAACGGACGGTGGACATGGCGCACCACCAGTGACGCAGCCGAGCTGGATGATCAGTCCGGCGAGTTCACCGCTGTGCCTGCTGAGCCCGATGAGTCCCGCGCCGCCCACGGAGTCGTGCGGGTCAACTCCCGCTTCCACTTCGCCCATGAGGACGGCACCCCGTTCCGCCCGGTGGGGGCCACCGTCTACAACTGGATCCACCAGGACGAACCGCTGCGCACCGAGACGGTGGCCTCGCTCAGCGAGGCCGGCCTGAACAAGCTCCGGTTCATGGTCTTCCCGCAAGCCGGCGGGTATGTCGAGCACGTCCCCGAGCTGATGCCGTTCGAGAAGACGGCGGACGGCTGGGACGTGGGACGCCCGAGCATCGAGTTCTTCCGCCGCCTCGACTCCCTCGTCGCGGACCTGGGTAACCACGGCATCGAGGCCGACGTGCTCATCTTCGACGCCTACGACCGCGGCGTGTTCGGCCTGAACGAACTCACCGAGGAGCAGGACGCCGCCTACCTGCGCTACCTGGTGGCCCGCCTCGGCGCCTACCCGAACGTGTGGTGGTCGCTGTGCAACGAGTTCGACCAGATGACCGACCGGCCCGCCGAGCGCTGGACCCGCGCCGGTGAGCTACTCGCCGAGATCGACGCGCACGACCACCTGCGCTCGATCCACAACTGGATCGAGCTCTACGACTACAACCAGCCGTGGGTCACCCACGCCTCGATCCAGAACGGCTTCGCCACCGAGGCGCTCGGCCGCGCGAGCCTGTACCGGGACGTCTACGGCAAGCCGGTCGTGCTGGATGAGATCAAGTACGAGGGCGACTGCCCCGAACGCTGGGGCCAGCTCAGCGGGCAGGAGCTGGTGGACCGGTTCTGGATCACCACCAGCTCGGGTTGCTACGCCTCCCACGGGGAGAGTTTCGTCACCGAGTCCGGCAGCCTGCACATCGTCGAGGGTGGCCGGCTGCGCGGTGAGAGCCCCGTACGCCTGGGCTTCCTGCGGGAAGTGCTGGAGGGACTGAACGTCCCCGGCCTGGACCCGATCGACAAGTGGGACGACCCGGCCTGCGTCGTCGGTACGCCCCGCGAGCAGTACCTGGTCTACCTCGGACGCGAAGCCCCTGCCGAGTGGACCTTCCGGCTGCCGCAGGGCCACAGTGGCGACCGGCTCGAGGTCGGCGACGATTTCGCGGTGGAGATCATCGACACCTGGAACATGACCCGCACCCCGGCACCGGAGACATTCACGCTCACCGAGGTGCAGCGCAACGACGCCTACGCCACCGACAACGCCCCGCTCAGCCTGCCCGAGGGCGAGGCGATCGCCCTCCTGATCACCCGCGCCGCCGCCTGAAGCGACCACCCA
It encodes:
- a CDS encoding glycoside hydrolase family 78 protein, coding for MSVIVDAPTIEHHREPLGIGEASPRLSWRVRSAPPGWQQTGYRLLVVRGGDEHAVEVDSAEQILVPWPLQSLASRETAGVRVQVRGEDGQWSEPSESTVLEAGLLTPEDWQARPVGGRWLEHRDSDSRRPSLVRREFTLGEGVVSARLYASAHGLYEAEINGTRIGTDTLSPGWTSYNTRLRYYTYDVTELLHPGANAVGAWLADGWYRGRIGWYDGFRNVFGEDLSFIGQLEVTYTDGRVETIATDRSWRTAPSPILRSGIYDGEDHDARLEQPGWSAPGFDDGAWEQVAVRYRDPATLVAPTAPPVRCTQEVTPVAVLTSPAGNRILDFGQNLAGRVRIRVSGPEGATVRLRTAEVLQEGELYTRPLRSARSTDHYTLAGGGVEEWEPRFTFHGFRYVEVDGWPGDLDADVADGALVARVLHTDAERTGWFECSDELVTQLHENIVWGMRSNFVDVPTDCPQRDERAGWTGDIQVFGPTASYLYNVSGMLAGWLRDVEADQLPDGTVPWYVPVIPAHRMWTPIRPGAAWGDVATMLPWTLYQRFGDAGVLETQYGSASRWVDLVDRLAGDDHLWDEGFQLGDWLDPAAPPDDPADARTDRYLVATAYFARSSRLMAQTAERLRRSEDAARYGRLADAVAEAFRATYVLGDGRMTSDAVTAYALGLEFDLLTPEQREVAGRRLAELVREAGHRIATGFVGTPLVTDALTSAGELETAYGLLQERECPSWLYQVEQGATTVWERWDSMLPDGSVNPGKMTSFNHYALGAVADWLHRVVAGLAPDEPGYRRIRFAPRPGGGLTHASARHLTPYGVAAISWRIDGGELVVEVTVPVGAEGVLELPGAEPETVGHGKHRRVVTLG
- a CDS encoding DUF4038 domain-containing protein → MPQQTAHVNQPYEIELVGPEHAIRADQVPFQAAFTHESGRSMTVLGFWDGERRYLARIAPPLNGRWTWRTTSDAAELDDQSGEFTAVPAEPDESRAAHGVVRVNSRFHFAHEDGTPFRPVGATVYNWIHQDEPLRTETVASLSEAGLNKLRFMVFPQAGGYVEHVPELMPFEKTADGWDVGRPSIEFFRRLDSLVADLGNHGIEADVLIFDAYDRGVFGLNELTEEQDAAYLRYLVARLGAYPNVWWSLCNEFDQMTDRPAERWTRAGELLAEIDAHDHLRSIHNWIELYDYNQPWVTHASIQNGFATEALGRASLYRDVYGKPVVLDEIKYEGDCPERWGQLSGQELVDRFWITTSSGCYASHGESFVTESGSLHIVEGGRLRGESPVRLGFLREVLEGLNVPGLDPIDKWDDPACVVGTPREQYLVYLGREAPAEWTFRLPQGHSGDRLEVGDDFAVEIIDTWNMTRTPAPETFTLTEVQRNDAYATDNAPLSLPEGEAIALLITRAAA